The segment TCTAAAAAGTTGTGAGTAGTGTAGCCCTTTATGGGCGTAATTTTTACGGGGATAAACCTTTGGGCGACCATAAAGGTCGCCCCTACGCGACCAATTTACTAATTTATCACTTTTCGAACATACTGTAAAGAGCAGGAATAACTATCAGCGTAAGGATAGTGCCAACCAGCAATCCACCTATTATAGAGATAGCCACCACCGAGCGCGCTGCCGAACCTTCAGCACGGCTAAGAGCCAGAGGAAACATTCCCAGAACAGTAGTAGAGGCAGTCATTATAATTGGACGTAACCTGGTTGCTGCTCCCTCGACAATTGCCTCCATTTTTTCCATTCCTTTCTTGCGCAATTGATTAATGTAATCAATCATAACTATAGCATTATTTACTATGATTCCGGTAAGGATAATTACCCCCATACCTGAGGGAAGACTAAGATTCTTTCCGCTAAGGATCATACCCAGGATAACTCCAATTATCGCCAGGGGAACAGTGAACATAATAACCAATGGCTGGGTAAAAGACTCAAATTGTGCTGCCATAATCATAAAAACTAAAAGCACTGCTAAAATAAGTATCTGACCCAAACTTATGAAGGTCTCTCGCATCTTCTCCGCCTGTCCTCCATAGTCAACAAAGTACCCTTCCGGGAAAGATATTCTCCTCACCTTACTTTTTATATCCCTCATCGCGCCGGACAAGGGTCTACCACTGAGATTGGCAGTCAACGAGACCATTCTTTTCTGGTTCTCTCGATCCAACCTTATCGGCCCTCTAGCCTCCCGAATCTCGGCAACATCTTTCAAACGGATAAGTATTCCCGGGGGAGAAGGAAGAACTATATTCTCAATCTCCCTGAGACTCTCTCTGCCTTTTTCATCAAGAGAGACGCGGATATTGACTTCTTCGCCTCCCTGGCGAAACATCGTAGCCACTTTTCCCTGAATCGCTGTTTGCAATGTAGAGGCAATTTGACTGACAGCCAATCCCGCCTGGGACGCACGGCGACGGTCGATTATAAGTTGTAATTCTGGCCTTCCTTTCTCCAACGAACTCCCTAAATCATAGACTCCCTTAATCTTACCTATTGCTCCCATAACTGATGTGGAAATCCCCTCAAGAATCCCCAGATCTTTGCCAAAGAGTTTAAGTTCGATAGCAGCCTGCCGGGTTCCTCCTCCCGTAATTATGGACTGGGACATATCTATAGATTCGTATTCCGCTCCCTCTATCGGAGGAAGTTGAGCGCGAACGTCATCAATAATCTCTTTGGAAATACGTTTTCTCTTCAACTTATCTTCCAAGCGAATGAAAATTTCTGCCTCGTTCACCCCTGCTGACCCCATCCCAAAGGCTGCATCCTGTTTTGTTGCCTCGGAGAGGCCAGTAAAAGCACCTACACTCTGCACGCCCTCCTCTGCCAGAACAATATCCTCAATTTTTCTGACCACTCTATCGGTCTCCTCCAAATTGGTTCCCACAGGCATCTTCACCATAAAGAAAGCCATATTAATATCTATATCAGGAAAAAACTCCTTCCCCATAAAGGGAATTAGACACAGACTCAATAGAAATAAGATGATTGCCCAGGAGACTATTCCTTTGCGACGAGCCAATATCTTGCCCAAAAATCCTTTATATCTCTCTCGAAAATAGCCATAAGTTCTCCTGCCAAAACTAACCTCGTAACCTTTAGATGAACCTGCCTTGAAAATCCTGGAAGCCATCATTGGCACCAGAGTCAGGGCTACAAACAAGGAAGCGACCAGGGCAAAAGAGATAGTTAAAGCCATCTGAGTAAAAAGCTTCCCGGCAATTCCTTTTATGAATAAAAGCGGTAGAAAGACCGCCACCGTGGTGAGGGTTGAGGTGGTAATGGCTTTCGCCACTTCAGTGGCTCCTGATTTAGCCGAAATCCTGGGGTCTTCACCGAGGCTCAAATGACGAAAAGTGTTCTCAATTACCACAATCGCATTGTCCACAATCATCCCCACTCCCAGAGCAATTCCAATCATAGTAACAAAGTTTAGCGTGTAGCCCAGAAAGTATAGAGGAATAAAAGTGGCTATCAAAGAGAGAGGAATTGCTAACGCTATGGCAACTGTTGGATAGAGGCTGCGCAAGAAAAGAAAGAGAATGCCAATCGCCAGAAGACCACCTACGAGAGCATTGGAGCCCGTCACCTTAAGGATTCTCTTTATCATCCGGGACTGGTCGAAAACAGAGTAGTACTTTATATCTTGGGGAAGTCTCCCTTTCAACTC is part of the bacterium genome and harbors:
- a CDS encoding efflux RND transporter permease subunit, producing MRLPEFSVERPVTITMLILIVVVVGVISLSNLGLDLMPDITYPVMSVVTTYEGVASEEMETIVTKPIEEVVATVKNVKKVTSFSQEGLSAVMVEFEWGANLELLAQDIRDRLDMISDFLPEDMDKPIVVKFDPSMMPIMMYGIVGERDMRSLRQLVKDVFKERLEQVDGVASAMVWGGKEREIRVEVDGKKLESLGLSLEEVSQKLSLENLNLPGGHLKSGYQEYLLRTVGEFESVDEIKNTVIALRGNVPIYLKDIAAVSDAHREIRSYARTNKQNSVLVIVNKESGANTVAVSNGVNRAVKELKGRLPQDIKYYSVFDQSRMIKRILKVTGSNALVGGLLAIGILFLFLRSLYPTVAIALAIPLSLIATFIPLYFLGYTLNFVTMIGIALGVGMIVDNAIVVIENTFRHLSLGEDPRISAKSGATEVAKAITTSTLTTVAVFLPLLFIKGIAGKLFTQMALTISFALVASLFVALTLVPMMASRIFKAGSSKGYEVSFGRRTYGYFRERYKGFLGKILARRKGIVSWAIILFLLSLCLIPFMGKEFFPDIDINMAFFMVKMPVGTNLEETDRVVRKIEDIVLAEEGVQSVGAFTGLSEATKQDAAFGMGSAGVNEAEIFIRLEDKLKRKRISKEIIDDVRAQLPPIEGAEYESIDMSQSIITGGGTRQAAIELKLFGKDLGILEGISTSVMGAIGKIKGVYDLGSSLEKGRPELQLIIDRRRASQAGLAVSQIASTLQTAIQGKVATMFRQGGEEVNIRVSLDEKGRESLREIENIVLPSPPGILIRLKDVAEIREARGPIRLDRENQKRMVSLTANLSGRPLSGAMRDIKSKVRRISFPEGYFVDYGGQAEKMRETFISLGQILILAVLLVFMIMAAQFESFTQPLVIMFTVPLAIIGVILGMILSGKNLSLPSGMGVIILTGIIVNNAIVMIDYINQLRKKGMEKMEAIVEGAATRLRPIIMTASTTVLGMFPLALSRAEGSAARSVVAISIIGGLLVGTILTLIVIPALYSMFEK